CACACTGGACTGCGGTTGTCATAAACTAGCATGGACACTAGGGACAAAATCTTGTAAACAAGAGATTAAATATTACTCTATTGGCGGTAATatgaggggaaggggcagaggtAAAGTGCCTGGGAAAGGACAGCTTTTCAGAGAAAAGTTCTGGGACTTGGGCTGAAGGGACATTAGGAATGAGAGTGGGGTAGAGCTACTTCAGGGTGACCTCCCTAGAGAAAAACCTAAGCAGCTGTCTGTCTGAAAGCAGGCTGTATTTCAGGAGGTTTTTCTTTGCCCAGATGAGCTTCCTTACCAGCGTTCTAGTCAGCTAAATGCTGATTTTGCAACTGATGCAAAACCCTGCAATGTAGCATGCTTCCAAAAGTCATCTGGCCTCGTGATGTTTGTTGGTGAGCTATGTACAGAGAGCTATAATCAGAAGACTCAAATCTGGTCCCCAACCCTGTAGGGGGTGTAATTTGAGAGGTCAGTTCATTTCAGGGTTAGGCTTCTCCGTGCCTTGGGCGGAGAATCTTGAGGGTACTGGAGGTTCTCCACGGGACCCAGAGTATGAAAGGGAGGTAGAGGTTGGAGTGCGGAGTCGTGGAAGACCTCCTGCAGGTGCAAGTCCAGGTGGTCATCATGGTGAGAAGAGCCTCTCTCTGGACTAAGGTTGGTCAGCCGAGGCCAGGACTCTAGGAACGAGCCCTGTGGGTCTGGGTCACAGAGAACAGAAATGAGGCCTCCTGCAGCATCCATTCCAGACCACAGGAAGTCCCATGCAGGTCCATGACATCTTCACTGCTACCTTCCTGGCTGGGAGTTCACTTTAGAGAACTACCTTTAGAGAATTACCTTACATTTACTGGGTTCCCAAATGATACTGCCACTCTAAGGCTAGGCATCCAGGTTCACATGCTCTGGTTTCCCAAAGTGGACCTCAGAGGCAGAAAAACTTTACCAGAAACTTTACCAGAAAACCCATTCCCCATTAAGCCCCAAGGACCTGTAGATCACTATTCACACTGACACCCCAGGAGCGACCAGGCCTCTTTTATTTCTACCCCAGTCTGAGGTGAGTCCATCATGGCAACCTGAAGTCTCCCTGGGCCGAAACAGTCAATGATGGTCAGATCCTCTGAGCAGGGTGCAAAGGAAAAGGGCTCTTGGCACAGAGGATCTTATCAGCAGCCACTGCAGCATCAGCTTTTGCTTCTATCCCTGGAGCAGGCCAATGCTCATGGAGATAGTGCCATCAACTGAACGAAAAGTTCACTTTCTCCACTTGAAACAAAACTATACCCAAGAGCAGAGCTGTCAGAGCCCAGTGGACTGATGATGGAAATGTCATGCACAAGGATGAACCCAGCAGCCCAGGAACACAGAACACATAGAGCTGAGTCAGACCAGCCAGGATCCCTTCCAGGTCATGCAGACCGCAGCACCTTTGATCTAAGTGTCACTGGAAAGGCACATCTATGCCCCCAATCTTGTGGCCAGAGGAAGGtgtggctcagctttctttccagtGTTCATGGGGGAAACTCCCCATATTGACTTTGAAATTGGAAATACTTGTGCATGGTTGCCGACGACAGTGAAACCACTCTGTTTCCACCCCATCCTTTCAGCCCACACTGGCTCGCTTTGTCCCTTTTCACACCACTGAGTCATGTATACTCTTATTCTTAGGGCAGGATCGAATTCTTTTCCAGAGTTCCATTTCCATGAGGCCTCTCTCCATGGCCTTTGAACGTAGTGCTCTGTGATTGGCCGACAGTGGCATCCTATGACCAATTGTGGTAAAGCTTCAGATTCTTAGCCCACATCCCAGGAAAATGCCTCAGAATTCCTTCAGCGAAAAACCTGGGAATTCAATGTAAGCATCTATCAAAGATTTCATTGGATAGGAGTGGAAGATCATGCCACTTGTTTTCACTCATATTTGGAAGCATTCAGGTACAAGGGCAGTGGGTGATCAAGGTCGGAACCCACATGGTTGGTGACAAAGGAAACAGGGGAATTCAAATTTTCATGGCCAGCATTCAGGGGTTTGCCCTGCACTACTGGTCAAAATGAGTAGTTTTgccacaggggcttcccttgtggctcagctggtaaagaatctgcctgcaatgtgggagaactgggtttgattcctggtttgggaaattcccctggagaagggaacggctacccactccagtattctggcctggagaattccatggggtcacaaagagttggacacgactgagtgactttcactttcactggtcaAAACTGGTTTGCATGGATGGAACTTCTGTGTTCCTGGCCAAGGGCAAACAAGTTCCCTTGAGGTGGTAATTTAGGTGTGGTGGCggtggtttggttgctaagtcatgtctgacccttgcgaccccatggactgtagcctaccaggctcctctgcccatgggattctccaggcaagaatattagagtgggtcgccatttccttctccagggtatcttcccaacacaggaatcgaacccaggtctcctgttttgcgggcagattcttttctgactgagctatgaggaaagcccaaGGTGCTAATAAAGTATACAGGAGCTGGGGCACTCAGGCTCAGCTGGGAGCCTGAGTTTCCACAGGGTGAACATGGACACCAAAGGCACCAACCTCTGTAAATTCCAGGTGATGGAAGCAGATACCCTGTTCGTGTTCTTGAGAAAGAGGGTACTGAGAGGTGGGGGAGTGGAGCTTAAAGCCAGAGAAAGTAGGGACCATGGTGCCAGGGGTGGGGTCTGGGGTAGGGGAGGCTGATGGTGGTTCCAAAAAATGGGAAGGAACACTTGCTTTAACACAAAGCATACTGCAAGCCATCTTGAATGTCTCACCTCTCTCACCTCTGGCTCAGGGAGTAACAAGGATTCCATTCAGGAGACTGAAGGTGCATGTGCCAGGTTGCAAAAGACACAAGGACAAACCTACAGCTTTCCAGAACACAGGCAGACATTCGGAGCTCCTGGCCTGGCCAGAATGGGGCCCTCCACCTGGTGGCTCCTGTCCCTGCTTGTGCCATCTCAGTTGGGCTGTTCTCACAAACTCAGCACTTTCATATCTGAGCTCATCATCATCGCCCTGGACTCAGGGAATCCTCACCGCCAGTATCCCTCCCAAGGGAATGTGGTCCTCTCCTGAGacaaagacaggagaagaagagaggaaacaAATACCTCTGTGGAAAAAAGGTCATTGAGAACAAACACACAGCTCACATCAGACTCAAAGGAGAACACCTCAAAGGAGATCCTGCCTGCAGGGTACAAAAGAAGGGCTCTTGGTACAGAGGATCTTAGCAACAGCTGCTGTGGGATCAACTTCTACATCGATCCCTGGAGCAGGTCAGCACTCATGGAGAGAGTTCCATCAACTGAACCAAAGGTTCACTTTCTCCGCTGGGACCAAACTACACCCGAGAGGTTGAGCTGTTAATAGAGGGGTCACAATTTGGAGTAACTGTTACTGAATCATGTTCATTTGCCTTACAAGCAGGAAGTCAAACTCTGAGACACGGGAGATTTGCAGCAGAGAAAGGGTTTATTTTCAAGTCATTCAAGCAAGGAGACAGGAGAATAAACCTCAAATCCATCTTACCAAAGGCCAGGGGTTTGTAACATATATGGGATAAAGATTAGGGTGACCTGAGGCATACAGAGCATGGGAAAAGGtgactagaaataagaaaaagatgagaTATCGTCATTCTGGGCAGGTGCAACTAAGCTACATGCTGTTTCATAGGATTCATGTTCAGAAAATTATGGCATTAGTATTTTCTGAGGGTGGAATTTTGGCCCTCTGATCTCAAAAGGTCACTGATCAAACACTCTCCCAAGCCAGGAGGAGAATTGGTAGTCCCAACCAGTCTTAATCAGCTGGAGTTCAAACAGGACAATAGCTGACTCCATTTTCCAGAAAAAGAACATGGGGAAACATCTTAACAACTTATTCTTATAGGCTACATGATGCTTGGAGGATATGCAAGTTCTGTACAAACAGTTAAGGTGAGCTTGACCAGTGAAGGCAGATTACAGTTTACTATTAAGTTATAGTCTTATGcagtggtccccaatctttttgccACCAggaacagtttttaaattttatttatttattttaattggaggctaattactttacaatattgtgatggtttttgccatacattgacatgactcaGCCACAGGCATATATATgacccccatcccaaacccctttcccacctccctccccatcctgtgcctctgggtcatcccagtgcactggctttgagtgccctatctcatgcatcaaacttggactggtcatctatttcacatatggttaatacgcatgtttcaatgctattctatcaaaccatcccaccctcaccttctcccacagagtccaaaagtctgttctttacatctatgtctcttttgttgttttgCACATAACGTCATCactaccttctttctaaattccatatatatgcgttaatatactgtattggttttttttctttctgacttacttcactctgtataataggctccaatttcattcacctcattagaactgactcagatacattctttttaatagctgagtaatattccattgtgtatatgtaccataactttcttattcatttgtctgctgatggacatctaggttgcttccatgtcctagcttttgtaaacagtgctgcaaggaACCAGTTTTGTGAAAGACAATTTATCCATGAGACGAGGTTggtggatggtttggggatgattcaagtgcattacatttattgtgcactttatttatattattatcatatcagatcatcaggcattggaTCTCAGAGGTTGGGGACCTATGGAATGGATCTAACTGATGACTGCAAAATAGGTTTCATAATGACAATGTCAAGAGTTTGAGTCAATGAAGTAGGAAGGAGGACAAAAGCACTGAAGGGGAAGAGAACTAAGAAGCCAAGACTGGGGGAGAGGGGGTGGTAAGGGGCGAGATCCATGAGAATATTAAACTCACCACAAATTACAACAGATGTGGGATGAGTGAGAATTACAGTGAATCTagtgttaaaatatttgaagactcTGATACAGACACTTGTTACACTCACATTTGATAAGTGACTGGTATGtagtatgggagaaggcaatggcaccccactccagtacttttgcctagagaatcccatggacagaggagcctggtgggctgcagtccatggggtcgctaagagtcagacacaactgagcgacttgactttcacttttcactttcatgcactggagaaggaaatggcaacccactccagtgttcttgcctggagaatcccagggacgggggagcctggtgggctgctgtctattggggtcccacagagtcagacacgactgaagcgacttagcagcagcagcagcatgtagtaTGACTGaacctcaattttttaaacaatattttgtttatttacagATTATGATAATACTATGAAGGCTATAGAGAGAAAGATGATATAAGGAGTAAGTCAAGAATGCCATTTCAAATAAAATGGCCAGAAATGCCCTTTTCAAGAAAGTGCTGTCTGAATTGGTCTttgaagaagaaagaatcagcaCTGCATAAAGCTGGAGGAAGAGTTGAatcctaattttttaaaggttaaaaaaaatagaagataggAATACTTCAAAGAATTAGATATAATATTGGCTAATAATCATGTGGAAAAATGATCCACCTTCATTTGCAAtcataaatgcaaaatgaaaacacagtgaGATAACATTTTACTGTACTAGGTTGGAAAACAGGTAAGAGTCTATAAATAAGAAATGTTCACAAGGATGCAGTGAAATGGAAACATACTCTGCTCACAGGAAtgcaaactgtgaaaaatattttggggaaaaaagaagaaagtcattACCTATTAGCTTGAAAAGGCACACAGAGAATCAATTAGTACTGCAGTCCTAGGTGTATGTGATAAATACATGAGTTAAGAGTTCACGATTTAAAACCAGATAAGTGTGCATTGGACGCCTACATCTAACATAAACTTGGTacataataacttttttttttttactctgaacTTCAGGTGTTGTGgataccaaaacaaaaaaaaaaatcacttttttccaAAGACGGCAGGAAGACACTTCCGCAGTTCATAgatatatgctgtgctgtgctaagtctctcAGTCTCCTtggactttttgcgaccccaatgaattgcagcccgccaggttcttctgtggggattatcctggcaagaatactggagtgggttgccatgccctcctccaggggatcttcccaaaccagggatcgaacccaagtctcccgcattatgagcagattctttaccgaccgcaccaccagagaagcccgttCGTTTATGGCTTAgattgtggtgatagtttcaCCAGTGTATACTTATACACAAACTCAAgttgtatatatttgaaatgtataGCTTTCtgtatgtcaatcatacctcaacaAAGTATTGGCTCAATCGAGAAAACGATTGTTTTTCAAAACTCAGTAAAATGAGTGATACataataaatactcaataaaacaatttaattatcccaagatagttttattttttaacagcctTTTACCTTTAGGAAGAAACTgccacaaatattttatttaatattaagacGGAATTTTACCTAAACAGATATGAGTATTTTCTATTTACTCTTCAGAAACCAAGCTTTAAAGGATTTTCATGGAGCATTTAGATAGGTCTGTTTTATGCTGCCAAGGGGGTGGTCTATTTGAGcggttgtctttctctgtgtgtgtgttagtcactcagtcatgtccgactcttcacaactccatgaactgtagccctccagtctccgctgtccatgggattttctaggcaagaatactggaggagatagccatgccctgctccaaaggatcttccctacccagggatcgaacccgggtctcctgcattgcaagccatACTTCACTGAGTTACCAAGGAAGCCGACCATGGTTTCTTTCTCTACCATGCCTGAAATCAAaggaaaacattaatttaaagGTAACTAATATTTACAGTTCTGTTAttggtgtatcttttttttttcctaaaaatgagGCACACAAATATTCTGTCCCCTGGAGGACTATAAAAGTAGTTCCCTACTGTGACCTATCAACTACAGCCCTGACTATTGGGCGGCACAGATACCGCGAGTTCTGTGGGGCGGGGCCTCCGAGGGGGCGGGGCCTCCGAGGGGCGGGGCTTAGCGTGACATTTTACGACGAGGATTCCACTGGCGTCGCGTGCCATATCTTTGGCCGTCTGGTGCACTGACTAATCGGTGTGAGGTGCTGAAGACTAGAAGGCGAGAGGCTCAGCCCAGCGCCCGACGCCGATCCCCTTGAAGCCTGGACTGCAAGACCACAGGGAGGCAGTCCCGGAGCTCTGAGGACTCGCCCACCATCGCGCcgtcctgcgccccagctggcccGCACCGCGTCACAGCGTGCAGCACTGAGCGCCTCTTTGCCCTCTGCCAGGCCCCAGAAGTGCCGTCCTTCTGTCGAACTGATGGGCAGCAGGCCTCGAAGCCCCGGTGCCTACGCCTCAGACCGATGGGGAAACCAGGCCGGAGAAACCAGCCCTGCCAAGCGCCGCCGAACGGAGGAGCGCGCGCGCCCCGAGTCCGAGTCCGAGACGGCGCCCAGCGTGGACAACCTGACAGGACCTACGGCTGCGGGCGCTCTCACACGCGTGCTGGTTCTGCCCGCTGGCTGTGCCCTGCATCTGCCCCTGGACGACGTAGATCTGGTGCTGGAGCCCGAGCCCACGTCCGTGCTGCAAGTGGCTCTCGGAGATTTCATCCTCACACTGGTCCCCGAGGCCCTCTTGAGCTCGAGGGTGGAAGGCCCGTCGGGACAGGTCCTTGAACGGGCCGCTCTCCTGAGCCCTCCCAGGGAGTACACGGCTCTGGAACCGGGATTCTGCGCAGCTGTGCCAGAGGTCGCTTGCGAAGAAGAGACCAACGGGGACGACGCCGACTCGGGCTCTGACTTCCTGTCACCAGAGATGGATCCGGCAGGCGGCCTCATCGCTGGGCTCCGCAGCCCAGACGCCAGGGTGTGGCGCTCCGACGCACAGGGCTTCTTCCCAGAGTTCTGGCCTCGGGCGCCTAACCCTAGTCCAGAGAGATGCTCTCCTCACCACGACAACCACCTAGACATGCACCTTCTGGAGCCCTTCCCTGACTCACCACTCCAGTCTCTACCGCCCTCTCCAAGTCCGAGCCCTCACGAGCGCCCCCCGCGCCCTCACGGTCCTGCGCCCAAGGCTCGGAGATGTCTGTTTCCAGAATGAACTACACTCTGGGCCACAAGGACACAATTGTAGCTACCATCCTGGCGGCCCAATGGACTTCCCAGTGTCCTTGACATTCAAAGTCCTACAACCTGGAAATTAAGCATCTCATGTGCCTTGTACCAACAATTTCTTTTTCACTCCAGACTGGCTATAGTGGCAGGAGAAGACGTCAAGAAGAGAAAGCAGATTCTAGACCTCATCTTTGAAATGGAAAATCTGTCCAGGGATACCGGACAATGTGTTTTCAGACGTTTGGACTTTTTTACGCATCATTCTCAGGCCTCTCCATTCCCCTTCCTTTCGCATCAGTTATTTTCTCTCAAATTGTACTCTCTCTTGCACCGTACGGTTACTACCCTATAGCTTCTCCAAACAGGAAATTGCTGGGGATTTCTCATGTTGTTAATTTCCTTCCTTATATGTTTTCTCATGAATTTATAAAGATATTTAGCCAGAGCCTTTCTCTTTCTTGGTGTTTGGAGCTGCTCCCTTGGAAAACTGCA
The sequence above is a segment of the Bos mutus isolate GX-2022 chromosome 1, NWIPB_WYAK_1.1, whole genome shotgun sequence genome. Coding sequences within it:
- the LOC102280271 gene encoding proline-rich protein 23B, with product MGSRPRSPGAYASDRWGNQAGETSPAKRRRTEERARPESESETAPSVDNLTGPTAAGALTRVLVLPAGCALHLPLDDVDLVLEPEPTSVLQVALGDFILTLVPEALLSSRVEGPSGQVLERAALLSPPREYTALEPGFCAAVPEVACEEETNGDDADSGSDFLSPEMDPAGGLIAGLRSPDARVWRSDAQGFFPEFWPRAPNPSPERCSPHHDNHLDMHLLEPFPDSPLQSLPPSPSPSPHERPPRPHGPAPKARRCLFPE